The Primulina tabacum isolate GXHZ01 chromosome 16, ASM2559414v2, whole genome shotgun sequence genome window below encodes:
- the LOC142530147 gene encoding caltractin isoform X1, protein MATLYRGMSRKDKPRRHHGLTQQKRQEIKEAFELFDTDGSGTIDAKELNVAMRALGFEMSEEEINGMIAEVDKDGSGAIDFDEFCHMMTAKFGERDTKEELMKAFNIIDQDKNGKISFADIQRIGKELGENFTEKEIQDMIDEADRDRDGEVSAEEFMRMMRRTSYGY, encoded by the exons ATG GCAACACTTTACAGAGGAATGTCTAGGAAAGATAAACCTAGGCGCCATCATGGGTTGACTCAACAGAAAAGGCAGGAGATAAAGGAAGCTTTTGAACTTTTTGACACTGATGGCTCTG GAACTATTGATGCCAAAGAGCTGAATGTTGCTATGAG GGCTCTTGGTTTTGAAATGTCGGAAGAG GAAATTAATGGAATGATAGCTGAAGTAGACAAGGATGGCAGTGGTGCGATAGACTTTGATGAATTCTGTCACATGATGACAGCAAAATTTGGAGAAAGGGACACCAAAGAAGAGCTCATGAAGGCTTTTAATATAATTGACCAAGATAAAAAC GgaaaaatttcttttgctgATATCCAGCGCATAGGGAAGGAGTTGGGTGAAAATTTTACTGAGAAAGAGATTCAGGACATGATTGATGAAGCAGATAGAGACC GTGATGGTGAAGTTAGTGCAGAGGAGTTTATGAGGATGATGAGGAGAACTTCTTATGGGTACTAG
- the LOC142530147 gene encoding caltractin isoform X2, translating to MSRKDKPRRHHGLTQQKRQEIKEAFELFDTDGSGTIDAKELNVAMRALGFEMSEEEINGMIAEVDKDGSGAIDFDEFCHMMTAKFGERDTKEELMKAFNIIDQDKNGKISFADIQRIGKELGENFTEKEIQDMIDEADRDRDGEVSAEEFMRMMRRTSYGY from the exons ATGTCTAGGAAAGATAAACCTAGGCGCCATCATGGGTTGACTCAACAGAAAAGGCAGGAGATAAAGGAAGCTTTTGAACTTTTTGACACTGATGGCTCTG GAACTATTGATGCCAAAGAGCTGAATGTTGCTATGAG GGCTCTTGGTTTTGAAATGTCGGAAGAG GAAATTAATGGAATGATAGCTGAAGTAGACAAGGATGGCAGTGGTGCGATAGACTTTGATGAATTCTGTCACATGATGACAGCAAAATTTGGAGAAAGGGACACCAAAGAAGAGCTCATGAAGGCTTTTAATATAATTGACCAAGATAAAAAC GgaaaaatttcttttgctgATATCCAGCGCATAGGGAAGGAGTTGGGTGAAAATTTTACTGAGAAAGAGATTCAGGACATGATTGATGAAGCAGATAGAGACC GTGATGGTGAAGTTAGTGCAGAGGAGTTTATGAGGATGATGAGGAGAACTTCTTATGGGTACTAG
- the LOC142530146 gene encoding peroxidase 47-like, producing the protein MYMKSRTDFRYPVIILIAIQIMISSGRDNNGFWSLNINGVADGLSMNYYMFSCPSAEIIVKNTVYNALQSDPTLAAALLRMHFHDCFIQGCDASVLIDSTKDNVAEKDSPANLSLRGYNIIDDAKEQLENQCPGVVSCADILAIAARDAVFFAGGPVYDIPKGRKDGSRSKIMDTINLPPPTLNSSELIRMFSQRGFTAQEMVALSGAHTLGMAKCSSFKSRLSNFDSTHDPDPSLDTKFARALAKTCSAGGNAEQTLDSTRNTFDNDYFKALQRKTGVLFSDQTLFVSERTRAIVNGYAMNQAMFFFDFLRAVIKMGLLDVKEGSEGEVRHNCRKIN; encoded by the exons ATGTATATGAAATCCCGTACTGATTTTCGATACCCTGTGATCATTTTGATCGCGATACAAATAATGATAAGTAGCGGCCGTGATAACAATGGATTTTGGAGTCTGAATATCAATGGAGTTGCGGATGGGCTGAGCATGAATTACTACATGTTTTCATGTCCATCGGCTGAGATTATAGTAAAGAACACTGTGTACAATGCTTTGCAATCTGATCCAACGCTTGCTGCTGCTCTTCTCAGAATGCATTTTCACGACTGTTTTATTCAGGGATGCGACGCATCGGTACTCATCGATTCCACCAAGGATAATGTGGCTGAGAAAGACTCCCCAGCTAATTTAAGCTTGAGGGGATACAATATCATCGATGACGCCAAGGAGCAGCTCGAAAATCAGTGCCCTGGAGTTGTTTCTTGTGCTGATATTCTTGCAATAGCTGCTAGGGATGCTGTTTTCTTT GCTGGAGGTCCAGTATACGACATACCAAAAGGAAGAAAAGATGGGAGTAGATCAAAAATTATGGACACAATCAACCTGCCTCCGCCTACCTTAAACAGTTCGGAGCTCATAAGGATGTTCAGCCAGCGTGGCTTCACTGCCCAAGAAATGGTGGCTTTgtcag GGGCACACACTCTGGGAATGGCAAAATGTTCATCATTCAAGAGTCGATTGAGTAACTTCGACTCAACTCATGATCCGGATCCCAGTTTGGACACAAAATTTGCAAGGGCGCTTGCAAAAACATGCAGCGCAGGTGGCAACGCAGAGCAAACCTTGGATTCGACAAGAAATACTTTTGACAATGACTACTTCAAAGCCTTGCAAAGGAAGACCGGAGTACTCTTCTCTGACCAAACATTGTTTGTAAGCGAAAGAACTCGAGCTATAGTGAACGGATACGCCATGAACCAAGCAATGTTCTTCTTCGACTTCCTGAGGGCGGTCATAAAAATGGGACTTCTTGATGTTAAAGAAGGTTCTGAGGGGGAGGTTAGGCATAATTGTCGCAAGATCAATTAG